One part of the Oceanihabitans sp. IOP_32 genome encodes these proteins:
- a CDS encoding class I adenylate-forming enzyme family protein: MGTLDWIAKWADYTPDKIAITSYDTNTSYTYSNLHHYANRLIQKFKTLDLQEGDRIAVLSEHRLEYIVLFVVCQRMGIIMVPLNYRLSVNETSKLILDCTPSLLVYSTTHEAKVKLLPHTNFKKITFKTLKHHYNNAQESAVKTFQIKANNPLFIFYTSGTTGKPKGVIYTNKMLFWNSLNTSMQLGITFRDSTINTLPPYHTSGWNIFVTPLLHKGAHIGLLEKFDAEKILCLLELNRTTLFMALPTMLLMMQKTAVFKAVNLKKLRYIISGGEKVPQELVSFWKSKKNIYIRPGYGLTEAGPSITSLHHKMAQLKPNSIGKPNFYLETKIVNQKGVRVKPNEVGELCIKGPIVTPGYWNNSVKTNEKIKKGWLFTGDYVTRDGDGFLYMKGRKDDMYISGGENIYPQEIETQLEALKGIKKAVVLSTTHNTWGQCGIAFVTSSKKDMSVAKIRAFLKTNLAPYKHPKYIFILDKIPLTSLGKVSRKQLYNYFNSITSEQ, translated from the coding sequence GTGGGTACACTAGATTGGATAGCGAAATGGGCAGATTATACGCCAGACAAAATTGCTATTACCTCGTATGACACCAATACGAGTTATACCTACAGCAATCTACACCACTATGCCAATCGTTTAATACAAAAATTTAAAACCTTAGATTTACAAGAAGGCGATAGAATAGCCGTTTTATCAGAACACCGTTTAGAATATATCGTGCTTTTTGTAGTCTGCCAACGTATGGGGATTATTATGGTCCCATTAAACTATCGTTTATCTGTAAACGAAACTTCTAAACTTATTTTAGATTGTACACCAAGTTTACTTGTATACAGTACAACGCATGAAGCCAAAGTTAAATTGCTACCCCATACTAATTTTAAAAAAATCACTTTTAAAACTCTAAAACACCATTATAACAACGCTCAAGAATCAGCAGTGAAAACCTTTCAGATAAAAGCAAATAACCCCTTATTTATTTTCTATACCTCTGGAACTACGGGCAAGCCAAAAGGGGTGATTTACACCAATAAGATGCTGTTCTGGAATAGCCTAAACACCTCTATGCAACTAGGCATAACCTTTAGAGATTCTACCATAAATACCCTACCGCCTTACCATACATCTGGTTGGAATATTTTTGTAACTCCTCTGTTGCACAAAGGTGCACACATTGGTTTGTTAGAAAAATTTGATGCCGAAAAAATACTGTGTTTATTAGAACTTAACAGAACCACATTATTTATGGCTTTACCTACCATGCTCCTCATGATGCAAAAAACAGCTGTTTTTAAAGCCGTAAACCTAAAAAAATTGCGCTATATTATTTCTGGGGGCGAAAAAGTACCACAAGAATTGGTGTCGTTTTGGAAAAGTAAAAAAAATATTTATATCCGCCCAGGTTACGGTTTAACCGAAGCAGGACCAAGCATCACCTCACTGCATCATAAAATGGCTCAATTAAAACCCAACTCGATTGGTAAACCTAATTTTTATTTAGAAACTAAAATTGTAAACCAAAAAGGCGTTCGTGTGAAACCAAATGAGGTAGGCGAATTATGTATAAAAGGCCCTATTGTAACCCCTGGTTACTGGAACAACTCGGTTAAAACAAACGAAAAAATTAAAAAGGGCTGGCTGTTTACGGGCGATTATGTAACTCGCGATGGCGATGGTTTTTTATATATGAAAGGACGAAAAGACGATATGTACATTTCGGGGGGCGAGAACATTTATCCGCAAGAAATAGAAACACAATTAGAAGCCCTAAAAGGTATTAAAAAAGCCGTCGTGTTAAGCACCACACATAACACTTGGGGACAATGCGGCATAGCCTTTGTAACCAGTTCTAAAAAAGACATGTCGGTAGCAAAAATACGTGCGTTTTTAAAAACAAACTTAGCGCCTTATAAACACCCCAAATATATTTTTATTTTAGATAAGATTCCTTTAACATCTTTAGGTAAAGTGTCTAGAAAACAACTTTACAATTACTTTAATTCTATAACATCTGAACAATGA
- the nadA gene encoding quinolinate synthase NadA, with protein sequence MDLVKEINRLKKEKNAVILAHYYQVPEIQDIADYVGDSLGLSQKAAETDADIIVFAGVHFMAETAKILSPDKIVVLPDLNAGCSLADSCPPEAFEKFTKAHPDHVVITYVNCSAEIKALSDIVCTSSNALKIVNSIPKDTPIIFAPDKNLGAYIIKETGRDMLLWDGSCVVHEAFSMDKLIALHKKYPDYKIIAHPESEEHILNTATYIGSTAGMINYVKQHQDHKFIVATEAGILHKMKEEMPNTELIPAPAKEDNTCACSECHFMKMNTLQKLHDCLLNESPQIEVDKAIIDRALLPIERMLELSK encoded by the coding sequence ATGGATCTAGTAAAAGAAATAAATCGGCTTAAAAAGGAAAAGAATGCTGTTATTCTTGCCCATTATTATCAAGTACCAGAAATTCAAGATATTGCAGACTATGTTGGTGATAGCTTAGGATTATCACAAAAAGCTGCCGAAACCGATGCTGATATCATCGTTTTTGCGGGAGTCCATTTTATGGCAGAAACTGCAAAAATTTTAAGTCCTGATAAAATAGTGGTTCTACCCGATTTAAATGCAGGATGCTCTCTAGCAGACTCTTGTCCGCCAGAGGCTTTCGAGAAGTTCACAAAAGCACACCCAGACCATGTGGTGATTACTTATGTAAACTGCTCGGCAGAAATCAAAGCACTAAGCGATATTGTATGTACCTCATCTAACGCTTTAAAAATTGTAAATTCTATTCCTAAAGACACCCCAATTATTTTTGCACCCGACAAAAACCTTGGGGCTTATATCATTAAAGAAACGGGACGCGATATGTTGCTCTGGGATGGTAGTTGTGTGGTGCACGAAGCATTTTCGATGGATAAGCTTATTGCCCTTCATAAAAAATATCCAGATTACAAAATTATTGCCCATCCAGAATCTGAGGAGCATATTTTAAATACCGCGACTTATATAGGCTCTACAGCAGGTATGATTAATTATGTAAAACAGCATCAAGATCATAAATTTATTGTGGCCACCGAAGCTGGTATTCTGCACAAAATGAAAGAGGAAATGCCGAATACCGAATTAATTCCTGCGCCTGCTAAAGAAGATAATACCTGTGCCTGCAGTGAATGCCATTTTATGAAAATGAATACGCTTCAAAAATTACACGATTGCTTGCTTAACGAATCGCCTCAAATAGAAGTGGATAAGGCTATTATTGATCGTGCTTTATTGCCTATTGAGCGCATGTTAGAATTATCAAAATAA
- a CDS encoding putative toxin-antitoxin system toxin component, PIN family: MDVVSGPKFKKYFSKKDIEKILKHLGQFGELIEVKSDIKICRDEKDNFLLNYL; the protein is encoded by the coding sequence ATGGATGTTGTAAGTGGTCCAAAATTTAAAAAGTACTTCTCGAAAAAAGATATTGAGAAAATCCTTAAGCACCTTGGCCAATTTGGAGAATTAATAGAAGTTAAATCTGATATTAAGATTTGTCGAGATGAAAAAGACAACTTTTTACTTAACTATCTGTAG
- a CDS encoding alpha/beta fold hydrolase gives MKRLAFLCILILTNTTLFSQNPEKLMKDILSPYHFKNHTAIIDSLEISYIKEGSGKTTLLFVHGLSSNADAWYKNIETLKQTYTCIALDLPGYGKSSKPKADYTPSYFADHLNKFIEKLDLNQVVLVGHSMGGQASVKLAVNYPEAIEKLILVAPAGLEQFSEINAGILKGFFTPEVIKNTTDQQIEKNYALNFYVQPKEAFKMINDRKQITLASDFNAHCQAIVKSISGMLDDPVNEDLSKITQPTLVIFGDKDMLIPNRYLNPGLTVKSVANSTSGKIKQVKLAFVEDAGHFVQFEKPLEVNQLIQQFVDFKQ, from the coding sequence ATGAAACGATTAGCATTTCTGTGTATCCTCATATTAACCAACACGACTCTATTCTCGCAAAATCCAGAAAAACTTATGAAAGACATACTTTCTCCTTACCATTTTAAGAACCATACCGCCATAATTGATAGCTTAGAAATAAGTTATATTAAAGAAGGTTCTGGTAAAACAACCTTACTGTTTGTACACGGTTTAAGCAGTAATGCCGATGCCTGGTACAAAAACATCGAAACCTTAAAACAAACCTATACCTGCATTGCTTTAGACCTCCCTGGCTACGGGAAATCGTCTAAGCCCAAAGCAGATTACACCCCCTCTTATTTTGCCGATCATCTAAATAAATTTATTGAGAAATTAGATTTAAACCAAGTTGTCCTTGTAGGACATTCTATGGGCGGACAAGCTAGTGTAAAGCTGGCCGTAAATTATCCAGAAGCCATAGAAAAACTAATTCTTGTGGCCCCTGCGGGTCTCGAACAGTTTTCTGAGATTAATGCAGGTATTTTAAAGGGCTTTTTTACCCCAGAAGTGATAAAAAATACCACAGACCAGCAGATAGAAAAAAACTATGCCCTTAATTTTTATGTACAGCCAAAAGAAGCTTTTAAGATGATTAACGATAGAAAACAAATTACCTTAGCCTCAGATTTTAATGCCCATTGCCAAGCCATTGTAAAGAGTATTTCTGGAATGCTAGACGATCCTGTAAATGAGGATTTAAGTAAAATAACACAACCCACGCTCGTCATTTTCGGGGATAAAGATATGTTAATACCTAATCGTTACCTTAATCCTGGTTTAACCGTTAAAAGTGTGGCTAATAGCACTTCAGGAAAAATAAAACAGGTAAAACTTGCCTTTGTTGAAGATGCAGGTCATTTTGTTCAATTTGAAAAACCTCTTGAAGTAAACCAATTAATTCAGCAATTTGTTGATTTTAAACAATGA
- a CDS encoding 3-hydroxybutyrate dehydrogenase, with amino-acid sequence MNKSVLITGSTSGIGLGIAKRFAKAGYNIMFHGLEKDGAHIAKQVGEKYDVKVAFSSANLLKSEAIEDLIKQTITSFGALHVLINNAGIQYVSPIEAFPNNKYENIIAINMNAVFYASKAAWNQMKKQNFGRIINVSSVHGLRASEFKSAYVTAKHGVIGMTKVLALEGAAFNITCNAICPGYVKTPLVEGQIKDQAKAHNMTEDEVIEKVMLKKQAVKQFVPLDAIADMAVLLAKDSATTITGSSFVLDGGWSAQ; translated from the coding sequence ATGAATAAAAGCGTTTTAATAACAGGAAGCACCAGTGGTATTGGCTTAGGAATCGCAAAACGTTTTGCTAAAGCAGGCTATAATATAATGTTTCATGGTTTAGAAAAAGATGGAGCACACATAGCAAAACAAGTCGGTGAAAAGTATGATGTGAAAGTCGCTTTTTCTAGTGCTAATTTATTGAAATCTGAAGCGATTGAAGATTTAATTAAGCAGACCATTACAAGCTTTGGAGCCTTACACGTTTTAATAAATAATGCAGGAATACAATACGTATCGCCCATTGAAGCATTTCCAAATAATAAATACGAAAATATTATCGCCATAAACATGAATGCCGTTTTCTACGCTTCAAAAGCGGCTTGGAACCAGATGAAAAAGCAGAATTTTGGAAGGATTATCAATGTGTCATCTGTGCATGGATTAAGAGCATCCGAATTTAAATCGGCTTACGTCACCGCAAAACACGGTGTTATTGGTATGACGAAAGTGCTAGCTCTGGAAGGCGCAGCTTTTAATATTACCTGCAATGCGATTTGCCCAGGTTATGTTAAAACCCCTTTGGTAGAAGGCCAAATAAAAGACCAGGCCAAAGCACATAATATGACTGAAGACGAGGTGATAGAAAAAGTAATGCTCAAAAAACAAGCGGTAAAACAATTTGTGCCATTAGACGCTATTGCAGATATGGCCGTATTATTAGCAAAAGATAGCGCTACTACCATAACAGGATCTTCTTTTGTTTTAGATGGTGGCTGGAGTGCGCAATAA
- a CDS encoding sodium/pantothenate symporter gives MIASNQWVTYMWILLAVYAVVILYFVVRGARKNTSIKDYAVGNLGFPAWVVGLSLAASMTSAATFIINPGFIALYGLSGVISFAVVLPIAAFISLIVFTKGFVKQGNAVKATTMAQWIGKRYKSKTYAFFFGIIALLLITFIVLINVGLTQVISKSLNADPFYVLMAITIFVFGYMMFGGANSMVYTNTIQAIIMCVVALILIGSGYHYFSEGITGFIDKLNAIDPNLTKPTNASSFLFRDYFEIIVAQVVIGVAIVCQPHIITKSLLLKDPSKINTYLFSGISFMIIFFLVVVVGLYARISFPDFMVNDEKLRMDEIIPTYVVTKFSVGIGLVIVVGLISAGLSTLESLIQSLSITITSDIINPLFKNKYNKNTIAINKGVIIVLGLISFLLSWQQIQNPNVSVAIFAQNGVYAYFAAAFVPVLFGTFLKNVSTRSVFIASITAIVVHFGVYYGRITPYMQEPVNNPGVSAAIGIVCSVLVGYIFYKLDAKNKTWVH, from the coding sequence ATGATAGCATCAAATCAATGGGTAACCTACATGTGGATTTTATTGGCAGTTTACGCTGTAGTCATTTTATATTTTGTTGTGCGTGGCGCTCGCAAAAACACGAGTATAAAAGATTATGCCGTTGGTAATCTTGGCTTTCCTGCTTGGGTAGTAGGTTTGTCTTTAGCGGCGTCTATGACTAGTGCTGCGACATTTATTATTAACCCAGGGTTTATAGCACTTTACGGACTTTCTGGCGTGATTTCTTTTGCTGTTGTGTTGCCCATTGCTGCTTTTATTTCCCTTATTGTTTTTACAAAAGGCTTTGTTAAACAAGGAAATGCGGTAAAAGCAACAACCATGGCGCAATGGATAGGAAAACGTTACAAAAGTAAAACTTACGCGTTTTTCTTTGGTATTATAGCGCTATTACTCATTACATTTATAGTGCTTATTAATGTCGGGCTCACACAAGTAATATCCAAATCCCTTAACGCCGATCCTTTTTATGTGCTTATGGCAATTACCATATTTGTATTCGGATATATGATGTTTGGAGGCGCTAACTCGATGGTGTATACCAACACCATTCAAGCTATAATTATGTGTGTCGTGGCTCTTATTTTAATTGGCTCAGGTTACCATTATTTTTCTGAAGGAATAACTGGTTTTATAGATAAATTAAACGCCATAGATCCTAATTTAACCAAACCAACAAACGCCTCTAGTTTTTTGTTTCGCGATTATTTTGAAATTATTGTGGCTCAAGTAGTCATTGGAGTAGCTATCGTTTGCCAACCACACATTATTACAAAATCTTTACTATTAAAAGACCCTAGCAAGATAAACACCTACTTATTTAGTGGTATCTCGTTTATGATTATTTTCTTTTTAGTGGTGGTAGTGGGTTTGTATGCCCGAATTAGTTTTCCAGATTTTATGGTTAACGACGAAAAACTAAGAATGGACGAAATAATACCAACCTATGTGGTCACTAAATTTTCTGTTGGTATTGGATTGGTTATTGTAGTGGGTTTAATCTCTGCTGGGCTTTCTACTTTAGAGAGTTTAATACAATCGCTATCCATTACCATTACATCAGATATTATTAACCCCTTATTTAAAAATAAATATAACAAAAACACAATTGCCATTAATAAAGGCGTGATAATTGTGTTGGGGCTGATAAGCTTTTTGCTCAGCTGGCAGCAAATTCAAAACCCCAACGTTAGCGTTGCCATATTTGCTCAAAATGGCGTATACGCCTACTTTGCAGCCGCTTTTGTGCCCGTTCTTTTTGGCACCTTCCTAAAAAATGTGTCAACACGATCGGTTTTTATAGCCAGCATCACGGCCATTGTGGTACATTTTGGGGTTTATTACGGCCGGATAACACCTTATATGCAAGAGCCCGTAAACAATCCTGGGGTTTCGGCTGCTATTGGTATTGTTTGTTCTGTGCTAGTTGGTTATATATTTTATAAATTAGATGCTAAAAATAAAACGTGGGTACACTAG
- a CDS encoding TonB-dependent receptor — protein MKKLCSLFILFSSLVVSAQTTGSIQGKITDTSGLPLVGATVYIQNLDQGSVTDYDGNFSLDNLEEGTYNVSVSFIGYGTLNKSVSVTSGSVTQLNAQLSESNSILDEVILTASKTPQKITDVPATVNVISARDIEEFPSFNIGELAARQKGVDFVRSGVLGTGINIRGFNSAFNSKNLQVTDDRLSTLIATGLPMGSFSTVTKDDISRVEILLGPNGTLYGPNAHNGLVSTITKNPRQSEGTTFAIGAGNQNVLTARLRHAQVINDKFAYKFHFERSQGTEFNYTDSVYVGTTAYKELDLDRDFDSQKYGASLYFKPSDDSEIIGYYGHSNNNNLGVTNAGRNQIKDWSIDVAQLKFVSKNFFANTYYTWSKTEDTYAINQRTQNYVSFINNGFSEAEARERSFTEQWFPTGPGTGLVLPRGALFKDASKRFNAEAQYNNNWSRFYLTLGAQYQLDMADSKGTYLLDEGGIDLDQTGVYTQLEYKLDSGLNFLLGGRIDNHELYGTNFIPKVAVTKKINKGTFRITYGKGIAVPSILNLKGNLFGGLVLGNGEGFTLTDGTKIAKLDVETINSYEIGFKGQLSDKLFIDTNAYYNQSDNFISPLVNIADAANGNFVTQIGDQALADVIPGSTGAFVLTYLNFGSVDTYGFDLGLNYYFSDSFRATVNYSYFDRDLDKNDLANDGNLDGQVLESELPINTPNHKFSLGFHYNKGKFYSAIYGRYVQKYDFFSGINVAAKTQDLDGDGVNEIVENAQNGRTWNYGQLGGFTVDANAGYNFNDNLSLGLSITNLFNAEIREFVASPVIETLISLELKYNINFFENK, from the coding sequence ATGAAAAAATTATGCTCTTTATTTATATTATTTAGTTCTCTGGTTGTAAGTGCTCAAACCACTGGAAGTATTCAGGGAAAAATTACAGATACATCGGGCCTGCCCCTCGTTGGAGCCACAGTATATATCCAAAATTTAGACCAAGGAAGCGTTACCGATTACGACGGAAATTTTAGTCTTGATAACCTTGAAGAAGGCACCTACAATGTGTCTGTATCTTTTATTGGTTACGGCACTTTAAATAAAAGTGTTTCTGTAACTTCTGGGAGCGTAACGCAATTAAATGCCCAGTTAAGCGAGTCTAATAGCATTTTAGATGAGGTAATTTTAACGGCAAGCAAAACCCCACAAAAAATCACCGATGTACCCGCCACGGTAAATGTCATTTCGGCAAGAGATATTGAGGAATTCCCAAGCTTTAATATAGGAGAACTGGCGGCTAGACAAAAAGGTGTCGATTTTGTAAGAAGCGGTGTTTTGGGCACAGGAATAAATATTAGAGGTTTTAACTCGGCTTTTAATTCTAAAAACTTACAAGTTACCGACGACAGGTTGTCAACCTTAATCGCTACAGGATTACCAATGGGTTCTTTCTCTACGGTTACAAAAGATGATATTTCGCGTGTTGAAATATTACTAGGGCCAAATGGCACACTCTATGGTCCAAACGCACATAATGGTCTGGTAAGCACCATTACTAAAAACCCAAGACAATCTGAAGGTACAACTTTTGCCATAGGTGCGGGAAACCAAAATGTGCTCACGGCTAGGCTGAGACATGCCCAAGTAATAAACGATAAATTCGCCTATAAATTTCATTTTGAAAGGTCTCAAGGTACAGAATTTAACTACACCGATAGCGTATATGTGGGAACCACAGCTTATAAAGAATTAGATTTAGATCGCGATTTCGATTCTCAAAAATATGGAGCGTCATTATACTTTAAGCCAAGTGATGATTCTGAGATTATTGGATATTACGGCCATAGTAACAACAACAATTTAGGGGTTACCAATGCCGGTAGAAACCAAATAAAAGATTGGAGTATTGACGTGGCGCAATTAAAATTTGTGTCGAAAAACTTTTTTGCTAACACCTATTACACCTGGAGTAAAACAGAAGACACCTATGCCATTAATCAACGCACACAAAATTATGTGTCGTTTATAAATAATGGTTTTTCTGAGGCAGAAGCACGCGAGCGTTCGTTTACAGAACAATGGTTCCCTACTGGCCCAGGAACTGGATTAGTACTTCCACGTGGTGCCCTTTTTAAAGATGCCTCAAAACGTTTTAATGCAGAGGCCCAGTACAATAATAATTGGAGCCGGTTTTATTTAACTCTAGGCGCACAATACCAGTTGGATATGGCAGACTCTAAAGGCACTTATCTTTTAGATGAAGGAGGTATCGACTTAGATCAGACCGGAGTTTACACGCAATTAGAGTATAAGTTAGATTCTGGATTAAATTTCTTGTTAGGTGGACGTATTGATAATCATGAATTATACGGCACTAATTTTATTCCAAAAGTAGCGGTAACCAAAAAAATAAATAAGGGTACTTTTAGAATTACTTATGGTAAAGGTATTGCGGTACCTTCTATTTTGAATCTTAAAGGCAACCTGTTTGGTGGTTTAGTTTTAGGTAATGGCGAAGGGTTTACATTAACAGATGGCACCAAAATCGCGAAATTAGATGTAGAAACCATTAACTCTTACGAAATAGGATTTAAAGGCCAGTTATCTGATAAATTATTTATCGACACCAATGCGTATTATAACCAATCTGATAATTTTATTAGTCCCTTAGTAAATATTGCCGATGCAGCCAACGGCAATTTTGTAACCCAGATAGGCGACCAAGCTTTAGCAGATGTAATTCCAGGTTCTACTGGAGCATTTGTGTTAACGTATTTAAACTTTGGTAGCGTAGATACTTATGGTTTTGATTTGGGCTTAAACTATTATTTTTCTGATAGCTTTAGAGCCACTGTTAACTACTCGTATTTTGATCGTGATTTAGATAAAAATGATCTTGCAAACGATGGAAATTTAGATGGTCAAGTTCTAGAAAGCGAATTACCCATTAACACCCCAAACCATAAATTTAGTTTAGGTTTTCACTACAACAAAGGGAAGTTTTACAGTGCTATTTACGGAAGATATGTTCAGAAATACGATTTCTTCTCCGGTATAAACGTGGCAGCCAAAACACAAGATTTAGATGGCGATGGGGTTAATGAAATTGTTGAAAATGCTCAAAATGGCAGAACTTGGAATTACGGTCAACTTGGCGGTTTCACGGTCGATGCCAATGCGGGCTATAACTTTAATGACAACTTATCCTTAGGCCTTAGCATTACCAATTTATTTAATGCCGAAATTAGAGAGTTTGTGGCCTCGCCAGTTATAGAAACCTTAATTTCTTTAGAGTTAAAATACAATATCAATTTTTTTGAAAACAAATAA
- a CDS encoding alpha/beta fold hydrolase, whose protein sequence is MLKIQVNKGITLDYEDHGKGNVLVFLHGLGSTKKDWDAQVPFFSKTHRVITLDLRGHGDSTKPKDAYGVELMTEDVKQFLDHLDIKKATVIGFSMGGAVAFQMAVSYPEYVDNLVIVNSGPDFNNMGKIGEDLLNNRIEFLETKGLAPLAKEIAFNMFPEDHQKDLRNEFEARCKNNDYKAYYQSFFTLMHWGLGEKIHDITARTLVVASDMDYTPVAFKEDYVNRLQQATLVVIKNSRHGVVIDQPDAFNFELNKFLKHE, encoded by the coding sequence ATGTTAAAAATACAAGTAAATAAGGGCATAACACTTGACTATGAAGACCACGGCAAAGGAAACGTACTTGTATTCCTTCATGGTTTAGGGTCCACCAAAAAAGATTGGGACGCTCAAGTCCCGTTCTTTTCTAAAACACATCGCGTAATTACATTAGATTTAAGAGGTCATGGCGATTCTACAAAGCCAAAAGACGCTTATGGTGTAGAACTAATGACAGAAGATGTAAAACAGTTTTTAGATCATCTAGATATTAAAAAAGCCACGGTTATTGGTTTTTCAATGGGCGGTGCCGTAGCTTTCCAAATGGCTGTAAGTTATCCTGAATATGTAGATAATTTGGTAATTGTAAATAGTGGTCCAGATTTTAATAATATGGGCAAAATAGGTGAAGACCTTTTAAACAATAGAATTGAATTTTTAGAAACTAAAGGTCTAGCCCCCTTGGCCAAAGAGATCGCTTTTAATATGTTTCCAGAAGACCATCAAAAGGATTTAAGAAACGAATTTGAAGCACGCTGTAAAAACAACGATTATAAGGCCTATTACCAATCTTTTTTCACTTTAATGCATTGGGGCTTGGGCGAAAAAATACATGATATCACAGCAAGAACCTTGGTTGTGGCTTCAGATATGGATTATACACCAGTGGCTTTTAAAGAAGACTATGTAAACAGACTACAACAAGCTACATTGGTTGTTATAAAAAACTCAAGACATGGCGTGGTTATAGACCAACCAGATGCTTTTAATTTTGAACTTAATAAATTTTTAAAACATGAATAA
- the nadB gene encoding L-aspartate oxidase: MTTNYLVIGSGIAGLTFSVKIAEKFPDRTVTIITKSNEEESNTKYAQGGVAVVLNSEKDSFKKHIQDTLNAGDGLCDPTIVEMVVKEGPKRLEELITWGANFDFDTSGNLDLGKEGGHSENRVVHHKDITGFEIERALLTKAHQLENIRILPHHFAIDLITNHHLTEVKPKIDACYGAYVLDQKTETILTIKAQHTVLASGGIGWVYGHTTNPVIATGDGIAMAYRAKAKIADMEFVQFHPTAMYNALGNQSSFLISEAVRGFGAYLRNKAGERFMPKYSEKAELASRDIVSQSIDSELKKTGDTHVFLDCTHLDITAFKKHFPNIYNKCKSHNISIETDWIPVVPAAHYLCGGIHVDKNGKTSIPHLFACGECARTGLHGANRLASNSLLEALVYAHNIFKYLSEDRSQTLNLNIPVWNDAGTMTPKEHILIQHNLQQLQALMRNYVGIVRSNDRLTKAIKHLDLIYNEVEDFYKTSKLSTPLCELRNMINVAHLIINQSLSRKENKGGYFNVDNVVN, translated from the coding sequence ATGACTACAAACTATTTAGTTATTGGTTCTGGGATTGCAGGTTTAACGTTTTCGGTTAAAATTGCCGAAAAATTTCCAGATAGAACCGTAACTATAATCACGAAGTCTAACGAAGAAGAATCTAACACCAAATACGCACAAGGTGGTGTAGCTGTGGTATTAAATTCTGAAAAGGACTCGTTTAAGAAACACATCCAAGACACTCTAAATGCTGGCGACGGACTTTGTGACCCTACTATAGTAGAAATGGTTGTAAAGGAAGGCCCAAAACGCTTGGAAGAACTGATAACTTGGGGCGCTAATTTTGATTTTGATACCAGCGGAAATTTAGATTTAGGCAAAGAAGGTGGCCACTCAGAAAATCGTGTGGTACACCATAAAGATATTACAGGATTTGAAATTGAGCGGGCCTTATTAACTAAGGCACATCAATTGGAAAACATTCGTATTTTACCCCATCATTTCGCTATAGATTTAATTACAAATCACCACTTAACAGAGGTGAAACCAAAAATTGATGCCTGCTATGGGGCTTATGTTTTAGACCAAAAAACCGAAACCATTTTAACCATAAAAGCACAGCATACCGTTTTGGCTTCAGGTGGTATTGGTTGGGTTTACGGGCATACAACAAACCCAGTAATTGCTACTGGCGATGGCATTGCAATGGCTTACAGAGCTAAGGCAAAAATAGCCGATATGGAGTTTGTGCAGTTTCACCCAACAGCCATGTACAATGCGCTGGGCAATCAATCTTCATTTTTAATATCGGAAGCGGTTAGAGGCTTTGGCGCCTATTTACGAAATAAAGCAGGCGAACGCTTTATGCCCAAATACAGTGAAAAAGCAGAATTGGCTTCCCGAGATATCGTATCGCAAAGTATAGATAGTGAATTAAAAAAAACGGGAGATACGCATGTGTTTTTAGATTGCACCCATTTGGATATAACAGCGTTTAAAAAGCACTTTCCCAACATTTATAATAAGTGCAAATCACATAATATTAGCATAGAAACCGATTGGATTCCAGTGGTGCCAGCCGCGCATTATTTGTGTGGTGGTATTCATGTGGATAAAAACGGAAAAACCTCTATACCCCATCTATTTGCTTGCGGCGAATGTGCAAGAACAGGATTGCATGGTGCGAACCGCTTGGCTTCAAATTCTTTATTAGAAGCTTTAGTTTATGCTCATAATATTTTTAAATATTTAAGTGAAGATCGCTCTCAAACTTTAAATTTGAATATTCCCGTTTGGAATGATGCAGGTACCATGACCCCTAAAGAGCATATTTTAATTCAACACAACCTGCAACAATTACAAGCTTTAATGCGCAATTATGTGGGTATTGTTAGAAGCAACGACAGGTTAACAAAAGCCATAAAGCACCTGGATTTAATTTATAACGAGGTGGAAGATTTTTATAAAACATCAAAACTATCGACCCCACTTTGCGAATTGCGCAATATGATAAATGTGGCGCATTTAATTATCAATCAGTCTTTGAGTAGAAAAGAAAATAAGGGTGGTTATTTTAATGTGGATAATGTTGTTAATTAA